Proteins found in one Mucilaginibacter gracilis genomic segment:
- a CDS encoding thioredoxin family protein, with amino-acid sequence MKRILLLLMMAAGIANAQNSGIIFEKSALSASLLKAKSENKLVFVDCYTVWCGPCKAMAKNIFTIDTIGSFFNKNFVNVQLDMEKGEGKPATVKYQIEAYPSFLLLDGDGNLVYKFVGAMNAAEFMAKIKEGQNPSNRIAVMNKMYAAGNRSKDFLREYIKVKINMSEKREGVAIAQSYFDMLSPAEKVLPENWYLFGDNRYAMYLSDVHSRNFEYLANHWREFVALNGKTVVDERMANMFRKTAEYCLHGWYFKTYDGKVYPYQQSDFDHYRSQIKATELENKEGLMVMMDMAQAAGAQDTVKLARLFADKFGDLNAKNQSIVYAYMMAYSKKGSQQARLAYREAMDKVVLTAKDERIISLAKH; translated from the coding sequence GTGAAAAGGATTTTATTATTACTAATGATGGCCGCCGGTATTGCCAACGCGCAAAACAGCGGCATCATATTCGAAAAATCTGCTTTATCCGCCTCGTTACTGAAAGCGAAAAGCGAAAACAAACTGGTATTTGTTGATTGCTATACAGTATGGTGCGGGCCGTGTAAAGCCATGGCCAAAAATATATTTACTATTGATACGATTGGCAGCTTTTTTAACAAAAACTTTGTGAATGTACAATTGGATATGGAAAAGGGCGAGGGTAAACCCGCCACGGTTAAATATCAAATTGAGGCTTATCCATCGTTTCTGTTATTGGATGGTGATGGTAACCTGGTGTATAAGTTTGTAGGTGCCATGAACGCGGCCGAATTTATGGCAAAGATAAAGGAAGGGCAAAACCCATCAAACAGGATAGCTGTGATGAATAAAATGTACGCCGCCGGCAACCGCTCTAAAGATTTTTTAAGAGAATACATCAAGGTGAAAATTAACATGTCGGAAAAGAGGGAAGGCGTAGCAATTGCCCAAAGTTATTTCGACATGCTATCGCCTGCTGAAAAAGTATTACCCGAGAACTGGTACCTGTTTGGCGATAACAGGTATGCCATGTATTTATCTGATGTTCACAGCCGTAATTTTGAGTATTTGGCAAATCACTGGCGCGAGTTTGTTGCCTTAAATGGCAAAACTGTAGTAGATGAGCGAATGGCTAATATGTTTAGAAAAACAGCAGAATATTGTTTGCATGGCTGGTATTTTAAAACTTACGATGGAAAGGTGTATCCCTATCAGCAATCAGACTTTGATCATTACCGAAGCCAGATCAAAGCTACCGAACTGGAAAACAAGGAAGGGCTGATGGTTATGATGGATATGGCACAGGCTGCCGGAGCGCAAGACACCGTTAAACTTGCCCGCCTATTTGCCGATAAGTTTGGCGATCTGAACGCCAAAAATCAGTCTATCGTGTACGCTTACATGATGGCGTACTCCAAAAAGGGGTCGCAGCAAGCTCGCTTGGCTTATCGGGAAGCAATGGATAAAGTTGTTTTGACAGCCAAAGACGAAAGAATTATATCATTAGCCAAGCACTAA
- a CDS encoding ISAs1 family transposase, whose translation MTTSLHNHFRWIPDPRTGNNKKHNLLEVIILSVLAVLCGAESWYEMEEFGKEKEDFLKQLLPLENGIPSHDTINRVFMLIDSALFEQCFRAWTAELSRGLEESGLSGEKELIAIDGKSICNSACKHQGLGALHLVSAWSGRNQLVLGQQKVDDKSNEITAIPALLSLLNIKGAVVSIDAMGTQKAIAEQIVESQGDYILALKQNQETLYEQVINQFNFKEDSYSQHLDKGHGRAEIRDCKVIHELNWVDEKENWKGIKTIIKITSERIIGDSHSIQDRYYISSLRADAAYFNQAIRAHWGIENQLHWQLDVGFGEDYNTTRNKQTAQNLAVVRKIALNILKADKTSKASLKAKRKMAGWNHKFLLSLIAKTNS comes from the coding sequence ATGACGACTTCACTTCACAATCATTTTAGATGGATACCTGATCCTCGTACAGGTAATAATAAGAAACACAATTTACTGGAAGTTATCATTTTGTCGGTATTGGCCGTTCTATGTGGTGCAGAAAGCTGGTACGAGATGGAAGAATTCGGGAAGGAGAAAGAAGATTTTTTAAAGCAGTTGCTGCCTCTTGAAAACGGCATACCCAGTCATGACACGATCAACCGGGTTTTTATGCTGATCGATTCGGCGCTTTTTGAACAGTGTTTTCGTGCCTGGACAGCGGAACTTAGCCGGGGTCTTGAGGAGTCGGGCCTGTCTGGCGAAAAGGAGTTGATCGCTATCGATGGAAAGAGCATCTGTAACAGCGCCTGCAAACACCAGGGGTTGGGGGCCTTGCATTTGGTAAGCGCCTGGTCGGGTCGTAACCAGTTGGTACTGGGGCAACAAAAAGTGGATGACAAGAGCAATGAGATTACGGCGATCCCAGCATTGTTATCGCTATTGAACATCAAAGGGGCGGTAGTAAGCATCGACGCAATGGGTACACAGAAAGCGATTGCTGAACAGATTGTCGAAAGCCAGGGCGATTATATCCTTGCTTTGAAACAGAACCAGGAAACACTTTATGAACAGGTAATCAATCAGTTCAACTTTAAAGAAGACAGTTACAGCCAGCACCTGGATAAGGGCCACGGGCGGGCGGAGATCAGAGACTGCAAAGTCATTCATGAACTTAACTGGGTTGACGAAAAGGAAAATTGGAAGGGAATAAAGACCATCATCAAAATAACCTCGGAAAGGATAATAGGTGACAGCCACTCCATACAAGACCGCTACTATATCTCCAGCCTCCGTGCTGATGCTGCCTATTTTAACCAAGCCATCCGCGCACATTGGGGCATTGAGAACCAATTGCACTGGCAGTTGGATGTCGGATTTGGCGAAGATTACAATACCACACGGAACAAACAGACCGCCCAAAACCTTGCCGTAGTCAGAAAGATAGCCCTAAATATCCTAAAAGCCGACAAAACCAGTAAGGCCAGCCTGAAAGCAAAAAGAAAAATGGCCGGGTGGAACCATAAATTTCTTCTTTCATTAATCGCTAAAACAAATTCCTAA
- a CDS encoding S9 family peptidase, which translates to MSLTLHQVYRYCFFTLFILLFAVPRLFAQKANFAAAEKYDIPQLKKRVGTDRVLPFFFKDSDRFWFIFDDEAGKNYYYIDPATRTKSLLVNKALVFKKLSELRHETIDTMALTISPPFNMQAAQSTVEIGYKGNKYAYNFYKHQLDTLPKQLPATPVPTVIGVRSPNKKWVLYARRCNLYLKKVGDSTETALSHDAAPYYSFDINESDSVNRKNTTANAVWLSNSQNFYVIRKDNRKVNTLSLVYSTNLPRPRLETYKYELPGDQYVAQYELFVGNTQSGKMYKVDAAKWPDQELSVVKADTNTGELFFLRKKRTRDEIELCAVNMQTGAVRTIINEVSKPYINMELFNVSVLNKGKDILWWSDRSGWGQYYHYSGSGQLINAVTQGSYTAGKILRIDTAKQTIYFYGYGKEPARNLYYAHLYKINWDGSKQTLLTPEDATHQVYFSTTGKYFIDNYSRINQTPVTVLRDNNGKIILEVERPHLKKLFDYGWRMPEPFTVKAKDGVTDLYGIMWKPFDFDPTKKYPVISQVYPGPQIETVWTDFTVFDKYNNAPLAQLGFIVVCMGHRGGSPLRDKKYATYGYGNLRDAPLEDDKYGLEQLAQRFSYIDINRVGIFGHSGGGMMSTAAICTYPDFYKVAVSSSGNHDDNIYNREWGEVYQGIKEITDTTKKAERRITYRFKTDVNQTLAKNLKGHLLLVTGETDQNVHPGNTYRVVDALIKANKNFDMLVLPGQSHHYDEIYQTYFEHRKWQYFAKYLLGDITN; encoded by the coding sequence ATGTCATTAACACTTCATCAAGTATATCGTTATTGTTTTTTCACGCTATTCATCCTGCTGTTTGCAGTACCACGCCTGTTTGCTCAGAAAGCCAACTTTGCTGCAGCCGAAAAATATGATATTCCCCAACTCAAAAAAAGGGTTGGAACCGACAGGGTATTGCCCTTTTTTTTTAAGGACAGTGATCGTTTCTGGTTTATTTTTGACGACGAGGCGGGTAAAAACTATTACTATATCGATCCGGCAACACGCACTAAAAGCCTATTGGTTAACAAAGCCTTAGTTTTTAAAAAATTATCAGAACTTAGGCACGAAACCATTGATACAATGGCTTTAACCATTAGTCCGCCATTCAATATGCAGGCCGCCCAATCAACTGTCGAAATCGGTTATAAAGGTAACAAGTACGCGTATAACTTCTATAAACATCAACTTGACACGCTACCTAAACAGTTGCCCGCAACACCGGTACCAACTGTTATAGGCGTTAGGTCGCCCAACAAAAAATGGGTTTTGTATGCCCGCAGGTGTAACCTGTATCTCAAAAAGGTAGGTGATAGTACAGAAACTGCCTTATCTCATGATGCCGCGCCTTACTATTCTTTTGATATTAACGAGAGCGATAGTGTGAACCGTAAAAATACAACCGCTAATGCTGTATGGTTATCCAATTCACAAAATTTTTATGTAATACGTAAGGATAACCGTAAAGTAAACACATTATCATTGGTGTACTCAACCAACCTTCCGAGGCCGAGGCTGGAAACCTATAAATACGAGCTGCCAGGCGATCAATACGTTGCACAATACGAACTGTTTGTAGGGAATACCCAAAGTGGCAAAATGTATAAAGTTGATGCCGCAAAGTGGCCAGATCAGGAATTATCTGTTGTTAAGGCAGATACTAATACAGGCGAATTATTTTTTTTACGTAAAAAACGTACCCGAGACGAGATTGAACTATGCGCTGTAAATATGCAAACAGGGGCAGTAAGAACAATCATTAACGAAGTGAGCAAACCTTATATTAATATGGAGTTATTCAACGTTTCTGTATTAAACAAAGGTAAAGACATCCTTTGGTGGTCTGATCGTTCTGGCTGGGGGCAATACTACCATTACTCGGGCAGCGGCCAGCTTATTAACGCGGTAACCCAGGGTAGCTATACTGCAGGCAAAATTTTACGTATCGACACGGCAAAGCAAACCATATATTTTTATGGCTATGGTAAAGAACCAGCCCGTAATTTATATTATGCGCACCTATATAAGATTAATTGGGATGGCAGTAAACAAACACTTTTAACCCCGGAAGATGCCACGCACCAGGTATATTTTTCTACTACCGGAAAATACTTTATAGATAATTATTCCAGGATAAATCAAACCCCGGTGACTGTGCTACGGGATAACAATGGTAAAATAATACTTGAGGTAGAGCGTCCGCATTTAAAAAAACTGTTTGATTACGGCTGGCGAATGCCCGAACCGTTTACGGTTAAAGCCAAAGACGGCGTTACCGACCTTTACGGAATTATGTGGAAACCGTTTGATTTTGACCCTACAAAAAAGTACCCGGTTATTTCGCAGGTATATCCCGGACCTCAGATAGAAACTGTTTGGACAGATTTTACTGTTTTTGATAAATACAATAACGCACCCCTTGCTCAATTGGGTTTCATTGTGGTTTGTATGGGCCATCGGGGTGGCTCGCCTTTACGAGATAAAAAATACGCAACATACGGCTACGGTAATTTGCGCGATGCACCTTTGGAGGACGATAAATACGGATTAGAGCAACTAGCACAGCGTTTTAGTTATATTGATATAAACCGTGTAGGTATATTTGGGCATTCGGGTGGCGGCATGATGTCTACCGCGGCAATATGTACTTATCCCGATTTTTATAAAGTTGCCGTTTCTTCATCAGGTAACCATGACGATAATATTTATAACCGCGAATGGGGTGAAGTATACCAGGGTATCAAAGAAATAACCGACACCACAAAAAAAGCAGAGAGAAGGATTACGTATAGATTTAAAACTGACGTAAACCAAACACTCGCTAAAAACCTCAAAGGCCATCTTTTATTAGTCACCGGCGAAACCGACCAAAATGTTCATCCCGGCAATACCTACCGTGTGGTTGATGCGTTAATTAAGGCTAATAAAAATTTTGATATGCTGGTTTTGCCAGGCCAATCGCACCATTACGATGAAATATATCAAACCTACTTTGAGCATAGAAAATGGCAGTATTTCGCTAAGTACTTGCTTGGGGACATTACAAATTGA
- a CDS encoding SusC/RagA family TonB-linked outer membrane protein, with translation MTQNFTFYDPYVKRYSTFNKSPIKKLLLCLFVMLLSAFLKEAKAQTVSLSVKNTPLETVFKSITKQTGYVFFYNYRLLEKSTPVSIDLNKVSLKQALDACFENQPFSYAIQGKQITMVAKAEQKFDTGTKANQLIKGIVKDSSGVPLSGITVSVQGTALHTATDKDGMFNILAPVKSVFVFTSIHYNTKDVLVDGKNIELVVVLSQKIVHLRDVQVISTGYQDLRTSNIAGSISNIKGSTLFFDGTNTLEQALQGKLPGVVVTNQSGQVGTRQKVRVRGTSTLLGSQEPIWVVDGVIQEDPLPFKSTVLSAITTSAGAATKDNFDYIRDYVGSSIGWLNPNDIDDITVLKDASATAIYGVRAANGVIVITTKKGQVGPPIVSYSITFNTSEKVNYDRLNLMNSQERVGVSQEIFNRGLVGSSVNTSIGYAGALSDYLFGRTNYNQFNTQVKYLETVNTDWFKILFRNPLSINQNVNISGGNASTRYYGSFGYNSTNGTAIGNQLSGFTGSFGITSQVSSKLNISAKLSASNKATDGFYQSDPYTYASKSSRVIPAYDQSGNLFYYANSIGRQYNVINELNNSGSSNKQQTFNANVSAKYDIIRGLTFQSLYSLNNSSTSGNTYATEKTTYIATIRNYDYGTVKPTDFAYLNSKLPLGGEYNADDNQNLSWNWRNSLSYTKTINAKHVFTALIGEELNSSHYTGLAATTYGYLRDRGLTFAVVPSQISLSPTNTSLLGANTQVDLQTHVKTDRTTNNVGVYGTLNYSYDNRYVANFSIRNDRSNRFGQFTEEKFNPVLAGGLRWNIANEKWFEKTDWLSGLSMRASLGYQRNVVSNVSPDLILKIPTIPTTAVTDRFTGDYLLTISSLPYADLRFEKTTSINLGFDMALFQNKVQASVEYYQKTARDLVTYLTIPAEYGVLSMPINGGSLTNRGYEVSANFTPVRTRDFTWSVSLNTAKNFSDLVKSGIQNNATWRTAASGLFNKEGYPVTGLWAFDFTGVNPANGYPTINLQVAPGSTPASDPTSYMKYVGKADPDFTGGIGMNFRYKKLTLGSSFNIQVGGKKFLAPAYNLTNGVPSEFDNLSRTLLNRWTPTNTTATIPGLPDATVGNNLLLPDGKTNTNVYEMYNYSTARVVSASELRCNSINLSYSLPERWVTSLKCKTIRAGAGVSQPFAIVSKDFNGVDTEVATGGQPRVRSYSLNVNVSF, from the coding sequence ATGACTCAAAACTTTACTTTCTATGATCCCTATGTTAAACGGTACTCAACGTTTAATAAATCGCCAATAAAAAAGCTATTGCTTTGTTTATTCGTTATGTTGCTTTCGGCATTTTTAAAAGAGGCTAAGGCCCAAACAGTTTCGTTATCTGTTAAAAACACACCTTTAGAAACCGTTTTTAAATCAATTACCAAACAAACCGGCTATGTGTTTTTTTACAATTACCGCTTACTCGAAAAAAGTACCCCAGTAAGCATCGATCTTAATAAGGTTAGCTTAAAGCAAGCCCTTGATGCCTGTTTCGAAAACCAGCCCTTCTCTTATGCTATTCAAGGTAAGCAAATTACGATGGTTGCAAAAGCGGAACAAAAATTTGATACCGGTACTAAAGCCAATCAGTTAATTAAAGGTATAGTAAAAGATTCCAGCGGCGTACCATTATCCGGTATAACCGTTTCGGTGCAGGGCACCGCCCTGCATACCGCAACCGATAAGGATGGTATGTTCAATATCCTGGCGCCGGTGAAAAGCGTATTTGTTTTCACGTCGATACATTATAATACTAAAGATGTTTTGGTGGATGGTAAAAATATAGAATTGGTGGTCGTCCTGAGCCAAAAAATTGTACACCTACGTGATGTGCAGGTAATATCAACCGGTTACCAGGATCTGAGAACGTCAAATATCGCCGGGTCGATAAGCAACATTAAGGGAAGCACCCTATTCTTTGACGGAACAAACACCCTGGAGCAGGCACTGCAAGGTAAACTCCCGGGTGTTGTAGTAACCAACCAAAGCGGCCAGGTAGGTACCAGGCAAAAAGTAAGAGTTCGTGGTACTTCAACTTTACTCGGTTCTCAAGAACCAATTTGGGTAGTTGATGGAGTGATACAGGAAGATCCGCTTCCGTTTAAATCAACTGTATTAAGCGCAATTACCACTTCCGCAGGTGCGGCAACAAAAGATAATTTTGATTACATCCGGGATTATGTGGGGTCGTCAATAGGATGGCTTAACCCCAATGATATTGATGATATTACGGTATTAAAAGATGCCTCGGCAACGGCCATATATGGTGTTAGGGCTGCTAATGGTGTTATAGTAATTACTACTAAAAAAGGGCAGGTTGGCCCGCCTATTGTTAGCTACAGCATTACCTTTAATACGTCCGAAAAGGTTAACTACGACAGGTTAAACCTAATGAACTCTCAGGAGCGTGTAGGTGTATCACAAGAAATATTTAACAGGGGATTGGTTGGTTCGTCTGTTAATACAAGCATAGGCTATGCCGGTGCTTTGAGCGATTACCTGTTTGGCCGAACAAACTACAATCAATTTAACACCCAGGTAAAATATCTCGAAACTGTTAATACCGACTGGTTTAAAATACTTTTCCGTAACCCATTAAGCATTAATCAAAATGTAAATATATCCGGTGGCAACGCTAGTACCCGGTACTACGGCTCATTTGGCTATAACTCAACTAACGGAACAGCTATTGGTAACCAGTTAAGTGGTTTTACAGGCAGTTTTGGTATCACATCACAAGTAAGCAGCAAATTGAACATTTCGGCCAAGCTATCAGCATCAAATAAAGCTACTGATGGCTTTTATCAGTCCGATCCTTATACTTATGCTTCAAAATCCAGCAGGGTAATACCGGCTTATGATCAATCAGGAAACTTATTTTATTACGCTAATAGTATAGGCAGGCAATACAATGTTATTAACGAGCTTAATAATTCAGGTTCATCAAATAAACAGCAAACGTTCAATGCCAATGTTTCGGCAAAATATGATATTATCAGGGGGCTTACTTTTCAGTCGTTATATAGTTTAAACAATTCTTCAACTTCGGGTAATACCTACGCTACAGAAAAAACAACTTATATTGCAACAATTCGTAACTACGATTATGGTACAGTTAAGCCAACAGATTTTGCATACCTAAACAGCAAATTGCCATTGGGAGGTGAGTATAATGCCGATGATAACCAAAATTTATCGTGGAACTGGCGCAATAGCCTATCGTATACAAAAACAATAAATGCCAAACATGTTTTTACCGCATTAATAGGCGAAGAGCTTAATAGTTCGCATTACACAGGGCTGGCGGCAACAACATATGGTTACTTAAGAGACCGCGGATTGACTTTCGCTGTCGTTCCCTCCCAAATTTCACTCAGCCCTACTAACACAAGCTTACTAGGAGCAAATACACAGGTTGATCTGCAAACACACGTCAAAACAGACAGAACTACAAATAATGTGGGTGTGTATGGTACTTTAAATTATTCGTATGATAATCGTTACGTTGCAAATTTTAGTATCCGTAATGACCGCTCCAACAGGTTTGGGCAATTTACCGAAGAAAAATTTAATCCTGTTTTAGCAGGTGGTTTAAGGTGGAATATTGCTAACGAAAAATGGTTCGAAAAAACCGATTGGTTATCCGGCTTGAGTATGAGGGCCAGTTTAGGGTATCAACGTAATGTGGTTAGCAATGTAAGCCCGGACCTGATCCTGAAAATTCCAACTATTCCAACAACCGCGGTTACAGATAGGTTTACCGGAGATTATTTATTAACGATCAGTTCTTTACCCTATGCCGATCTCCGGTTTGAAAAAACTACCAGTATTAACCTGGGGTTTGATATGGCTTTATTTCAAAACAAAGTGCAGGCAAGCGTAGAATATTACCAAAAAACCGCTCGTGACCTGGTTACTTATCTCACAATACCGGCAGAATATGGCGTATTGAGTATGCCTATTAACGGCGGCTCGTTAACAAACAGGGGTTACGAAGTTAGTGCCAACTTTACACCGGTGCGTACCCGTGACTTTACCTGGTCGGTTAGCCTTAATACTGCAAAAAATTTCAGCGATCTGGTTAAATCCGGGATACAAAATAATGCTACCTGGCGTACAGCAGCATCCGGTTTGTTTAATAAAGAAGGATACCCTGTGACTGGTTTGTGGGCTTTTGATTTTACCGGAGTAAATCCGGCTAACGGCTATCCAACCATCAACCTGCAGGTTGCTCCCGGCAGTACCCCTGCAAGTGATCCTACATCATACATGAAATATGTAGGTAAAGCCGATCCGGATTTTACAGGAGGCATCGGCATGAATTTCAGGTACAAAAAACTCACTTTAGGTTCAAGTTTCAATATACAGGTTGGTGGCAAGAAATTTTTGGCACCAGCTTACAATTTAACCAATGGAGTACCTTCGGAGTTTGATAACCTATCTAGAACTCTTTTAAACCGCTGGACGCCTACCAATACCACCGCAACAATACCGGGTTTGCCTGATGCCACAGTTGGTAACAATTTATTATTGCCCGATGGTAAAACAAACACTAATGTTTATGAAATGTACAATTACAGCACAGCGAGAGTAGTTAGTGCTTCGGAACTACGCTGCAATAGTATAAACCTTAGTTATTCATTACCCGAACGATGGGTTACTAGCTTAAAGTGCAAAACTATTCGGGCGGGTGCAGGTGTTTCTCAGCCGTTTGCCATTGTGAGTAAAGACTTTAATGGCGTTGATACCGAAGTAGCTACCGGTGGGCAGCCGCGCGTAAGGTCGTATTCGCTCAATGTAAATGTTAGTTTTTGA
- a CDS encoding putative zinc-binding metallopeptidase produces the protein MYKNLCISFSLLAAVLVMFQACKKEAAILAIDQNYGYTVPQGNHTYDKTIVDFYNKYGTYMLYKFSDKDTYWTPTGWKNSTLSTTLANFWSTGYLATQADTSSADYITRQLVVLNKLWFGFYSDRFLKQFLPVKVMLCNTVDSVYSKASFSPTLTYARVDTYVGAWYNYDNLCVSYGNSSVANMVQRDSIAFAKKVNLIFMQSIITRNMSAPTTDFTALTNYGVTYTTTATAYAAGIIAPYSGVTSQLDWAQYMQAMVTCTEATLNRSQANTVNSYVGILNVTKDTSGKIRQRYNVVRNYFINTYGVDLQAIGNYAGR, from the coding sequence ATGTACAAAAATTTATGTATTTCGTTTAGCCTGTTGGCCGCCGTACTCGTTATGTTTCAGGCATGTAAAAAGGAAGCAGCAATTTTAGCTATCGATCAAAATTATGGTTATACCGTACCGCAGGGTAATCACACTTACGATAAAACCATTGTTGATTTTTACAATAAGTATGGCACATACATGCTTTATAAATTTAGCGATAAAGATACTTACTGGACCCCAACAGGGTGGAAAAATTCAACCCTAAGCACCACGCTAGCCAACTTTTGGTCAACCGGGTATCTGGCAACCCAGGCCGATACGAGCTCGGCCGATTATATTACCAGGCAGTTGGTGGTTTTAAATAAGTTGTGGTTTGGCTTTTACAGCGATAGGTTCTTAAAGCAATTTTTGCCTGTCAAAGTTATGCTTTGCAACACAGTTGACTCTGTTTACTCTAAAGCATCATTCAGTCCTACTCTTACCTACGCAAGAGTAGATACCTATGTTGGAGCCTGGTATAATTACGATAATTTATGCGTTAGTTATGGCAATTCATCGGTGGCTAACATGGTACAAAGGGATTCGATAGCGTTTGCAAAAAAAGTGAACCTTATTTTTATGCAAAGCATTATCACCCGCAATATGAGTGCCCCAACTACCGATTTTACCGCTTTAACTAATTATGGCGTAACTTATACAACAACGGCTACAGCTTATGCGGCCGGCATTATAGCGCCTTACAGTGGCGTAACATCACAATTGGATTGGGCGCAATATATGCAGGCTATGGTAACCTGTACCGAAGCTACATTGAATAGAAGTCAGGCCAATACCGTCAACTCTTATGTCGGCATCTTAAACGTTACTAAGGACACCAGCGGAAAGATAAGGCAACGCTATAACGTTGTGCGAAATTACTTTATAAACACTTATGGCGTTGATTTGCAAGCTATAGGCAATTATGCCGGCAGGTGA
- a CDS encoding RagB/SusD family nutrient uptake outer membrane protein, whose product MKKYIIYLLLALAVSLSFSSCKKFLSESSQDEIKPTTTDDLASLLYSDAYPYGGIFDTYTDLLTDDIQSNGVPQLNGAPISTYLPFSNNGTPIYSWSPYMFDNISGTAGSNISDLLGVNSWSIYYGKIKGCNVVLDYINSVSGTAQVKNAITGQALFLRAFYYLKLVTLYGQPYSGTGIDPTKSLGVPLVLSSKVSDVYPARNTLAEVYKQIETDLLTAADLLKNNYTATSVFRVGHLAAYTLLSRLYLYMGRDRDMDNVILYANNALAIKPNVTQLSSYFTSATFLSAAGIYDQALSQEVIWSYGTNQNTNIANFYVATSNVQTLVPPFTVSSSLLGMYNQGTGTTNMGDLRYTTYFIKYASFGYVSRTGKIGSQAYGAQGIRVSELYLNRAEACIRRYMKTTQAGDLTQAISDLNYLRQNRYDTRNTAYVPVSFTDASLAFKFLQDERRRELCLEENFRWVDIKRWGLAVSHNYTDPYGSVTTYNLSAGSNLIYALPIPYDVVARNYNLQQNPR is encoded by the coding sequence ATGAAAAAATATATTATATACTTACTATTGGCTTTAGCGGTTAGCTTGTCATTTAGCTCTTGCAAAAAGTTTTTATCTGAGTCCAGCCAGGACGAGATAAAGCCAACCACTACCGATGACCTGGCTTCGCTTTTGTACAGTGATGCCTATCCATACGGAGGGATTTTTGATACTTATACCGATTTGCTAACCGATGATATTCAAAGCAACGGCGTACCGCAACTAAATGGCGCGCCAATATCTACCTATCTGCCTTTCTCTAACAACGGCACACCGATATATAGTTGGAGCCCTTATATGTTTGATAATATTTCGGGCACTGCCGGTTCAAATATATCCGATCTGTTAGGCGTAAATTCCTGGTCCATTTATTATGGTAAAATTAAGGGCTGTAACGTGGTACTTGATTATATAAATTCGGTATCGGGTACGGCCCAGGTTAAAAATGCTATAACCGGACAGGCTTTGTTTTTGAGAGCTTTTTATTACCTTAAACTGGTTACATTATACGGCCAGCCATACAGCGGCACAGGTATTGATCCTACCAAAAGCCTGGGTGTACCATTAGTTCTCTCATCAAAAGTTAGTGATGTTTACCCTGCCAGAAATACATTGGCCGAGGTTTATAAACAAATTGAAACCGATTTGTTAACAGCCGCTGATCTGCTTAAGAATAATTACACAGCTACGTCGGTATTTCGTGTAGGCCATTTAGCAGCTTATACGCTTTTGTCCAGGTTATATCTGTACATGGGTCGTGATCGGGATATGGATAACGTAATTCTGTATGCAAATAATGCCCTGGCAATTAAACCTAATGTTACACAATTATCAAGTTATTTTACTTCTGCAACATTCTTGAGTGCCGCAGGTATATATGACCAGGCTTTAAGCCAAGAGGTAATTTGGTCATATGGTACCAATCAGAATACTAATATTGCCAATTTTTACGTGGCCACCAGCAATGTTCAAACACTGGTGCCGCCATTTACAGTATCCAGTTCTTTATTGGGCATGTATAATCAAGGCACAGGTACCACCAACATGGGCGATTTGCGTTACACAACCTATTTTATTAAGTACGCATCTTTTGGCTATGTATCCAGAACAGGTAAAATAGGTTCGCAAGCCTATGGTGCTCAAGGTATTCGCGTTTCCGAACTTTATTTGAACAGGGCCGAAGCATGCATTAGGCGATATATGAAAACAACACAGGCCGGAGATTTGACACAAGCCATATCCGATCTTAACTATTTGCGCCAAAACAGGTACGATACGCGTAACACGGCATATGTACCGGTTTCGTTTACCGATGCAAGCCTGGCATTTAAATTTTTGCAGGATGAGCGCCGCCGTGAGCTATGCCTTGAAGAAAACTTTAGATGGGTTGATATTAAACGCTGGGGGCTTGCCGTTAGCCACAACTATACCGATCCTTATGGTTCGGTAACCACCTATAATTTAAGTGCGGGGAGTAATTTAATTTATGCACTGCCTATCCCTTATGATGTGGTGGCGCGTAATTATAATCTTCAGCAAAATCCAAGATAA